A single Lolium perenne isolate Kyuss_39 chromosome 6, Kyuss_2.0, whole genome shotgun sequence DNA region contains:
- the LOC127310191 gene encoding protein FAR1-RELATED SEQUENCE 5-like codes for MPRARGFEYWFGGIDLNATPEASTSTDQHDGQPPEVGGHRVDPQGDEAGLSNNDQQANSRARTGVTLSSEESDGEAEVESTPKGYVPKVPFVGMMFDTPELALQHYNRYAHHIGFSVKIESSRRCAKDGELDKFVYVCNKSGKPREEEAVPVKQRNRKLTVLTDCKAKLRVKRDGARWKVTQFVEVHTHEVIDKFALKKYLRSHNKIPAEEKKFIELLHEVNLTSGRIMEIMGELYGSKQNVPYNSKTVSNYTAKLGNYDRIKDIPELLEYFEEIKKDDPAFFYRFKLDAENKVENLFWVDSKARDVYPLYNDCISFDTTFMTNQYNMPCAPFIGINRYGQSIQLGCGFVRNESSVNFVWLFERFLEAMDGLHPLNIITDQDAAIRTAILIVFIGIIHRFCRWHIMQKVQEKLGTFVAQREDLRLEFNDVIDYSMTPEEFEQRWANMVEMHGVADNTHFLDLYDLREYFVPAYFRHRFFPFLQTTSRSEGFNAVLKQYVHPHDSLVRFFKQYMKLQERIDVTEDAHEFDGDEKTVRLWGDFPMEKQILQTYTMPIYHRFQLELRKITSYNVRDIGVTEQGSIHEVFPIQGSVCGYGRRSYRVDADVANGIYNCECCKINRDGILCCHALKVMTYLGMVTKYPEHYILPSDFAKLAVGLAASEKTNEMAERHMRAMEKEMADLKKANADALKKRKSAKHPVNTNTANDSQESVPMEEDLPSWRIGKLGTHQCQRQKGAQVQKERKVVYSYRNQNKVFVVCASNQVTMLVRARCD; via the exons ATGCCAAGGGCTCGCGGATTTGAATACTGGTTTGGTGGCATTGATCTCAATGCAACTCCTGAAGCTAGTACATCAACTGATCAACATGATGGGCAGCCGCCAGAAGTCGGAGGCCATCGTGTCGATCCCCAAGGAGATGAAGCAGGTCTTTCAAACAATGATCAGCAAGCTAATTCGCGTGCACGGACTGGTGTTACACTTTCCAGTGAGGAAAGCGATGGTGAAGCTGAGGTTGAGTCAACGCCTAAAGGATATGTTCCAAAGGTTCCATTTGTTGGCATGATGTTTGACACACCTGAACTAGCTTTGCAGCACTACAACAGATATGCTCACCACATTGGTTTTTCAGTGAAGATAGAATCATCTAGGAGATGTGCTAAAGATGGTGAGCTAGATAAATTTGTTTATGTCTGCAACAAATCTGGGAAGCCTAGAGAAGAAGAAGCAGTCCCAGTTAAGCAGAGGAACCGTAAGCTAACTGTGTTGACCGACTGCAAAGCAAAGCTTCGAGTAAAACGTGATGGTGCTAGATGGAAAGTTACTCAGTTTGTTGAGGTGCATACACATGAGGTGATTGACAAGTTTGCGCTTAAGAAGTACTTGAGATCACACAACAAGATCCCTGCAGAAGAGAAAAAGTTCATTGAATTGTTGCATGAAGTCAACCTTACTTCAGGAAGAATCATGGAAATCATGGGGGAGCTATATGGGAGCAAGCAGAATGTCCCATACAACAGCAAAACAGTTAGTAACTACACTGCAAAACTAGGGAACTATGACAGGATTAAAGATATCCCAGAGCTGCTAGAGTACTTTGAAGAAATCAAGAAAGATGATCCTGCATTTTTCTACAGGTTCAAGCTAGATGCAGAAAATAAAGTGGAGAACCTGTTCTGGGTGGATAGCAAAGCAAGAGATGTCTACCCCCTGTACAATGATTGTATTTCTTTTGATACAACATTCATGACAAACCAGTACAACATGCCATGTGCTCCTTTCATTGGAATAAATAGATATGGTCAATCCATCCAGCTTGGTTGTGGTTTTGTGAGGAATGAATCTTCTGTGAACTTTGTGTGGTTGTTTGAGCGGTTTTTAGAGGCAATGGACGGACTACATCCATTGAACATCATTACAGATCAAGATGCAGCTATCAGAACTGCTATCCTCATTGTGTTCATTGGCATCATACACAGGTTTTGCAGGTGGCATATAATGCAAAAAGTACAGGAAAAACTTGGTACTTTTGTTGCTCAGAGAGAAGACTTGCGTTTAGAGTTCAATGATGTGATTGACTACAGCATGACACCGGAAGAGTTTGAACAGCGGTGGGCAAATATGGTGGAAATGCATGGGGTTGCAGATAACACACATTTTCTTGACCTCTATGATTTGCGTGAGTATTTTGTGCCAGCATATTTCCGCCACCGGTTTTTCCCATTCCTTCAAACTACATCTAGAAGTGAAGGGTTTAATGCTGTTCTTAAGCAGTATGTTCATCCACATGATAGCCTTGTTCGTTTCTTCAAGCAGTACATGAAACTGCAGGAAAGAATTGATGTAACAGAAGATGCTCATGAGTTTGATGGTGATGAGAAGACAGTCAGGCTTTGGGGGGACTTTCCCATGGAGAAGCAGATCCTTCAGACATACACCATGCCCATCTACCACCGCTTTCAGCTTGAGCTTCGGAAGATTACATCCTATAATGTTCGTGACATTGGTGTTACTGAACAAGGGAGCATTCATGAGGTTTTCCCAATACAAGGATCCGTGTGCGGGTACGGTAGGAGGAGTTATCGTGTCGATGCTGATGTAGCTAATGGAATCTACAATTGTGAATGTTGCAAAATTAACAGGGATGGTATCCTGTGCTGCCATGCATTGAAAGTTATGACATATCTAGGGATGGTTACAAAATACCCAGAGCACTACATCCTACCCAG TGATTTTGCTAAGCTTGCTGTTGGTTTAGCGGCCTCAGAGAAAACTAATGAAATGGCTGAACGGCACATGAGAGCaatggagaaagagatggcagatTTGAAAAAGGCTAATGCTGATGCACTCAAAAAAAGGAAGAGCGCCAAGCATCCAGTAAACACCAACACTGCTAATGATTCACAAGAAAGTGTACCTATGGAAGAAGATCTGCCATCGTGGAGAATCGGAAAGCTAGGAACCCACCAATGTCAGCGACAAAAGGGCGCCCAGGTTCAAAAAGAAAGAAAGGTGGTCTACAGTTACAGAAACCAAAACAAGGTCTTTGTGGTGTGTGCAAGCAACCAGGTCACGATGCTCGTACGTGCGAGGTGCGACTAG